In Terriglobales bacterium, the sequence GCAGCAACAGTTCGAGTCAGCGCGGGTCGCAGGCGCAGCGAGGGCAAGGGTCTAGCAATGCGAACGAAGGAAAACTGGGCCAATTCTTCGGCTCTTTCAAAATCAGCTTCGACCGGAATGAAAGTTAGGCCCTTCACGTCTCGTCTGCGATCCGTAATGGGACGCGCATTGTGGCGACGAGCATACTCTACGAACGAGTCAACAATTTCTCGTTCACCGGCGTTATGGAGCACGATTTCGAGAATTCCGTGACTCCCGTGCTCGGAAGGGATGCTGCGCAATTTGTCCTTTGGTCCGAATGCAGCTACGTTCTCGAATTGCGAGATTTGCTGTGCACCTCGTGAAGCTGAAGTCCAGCGCTGAACCTCACCCGCCCATTTCCTAAAAGTGCTCCTCTTTCCGGCAACAAAGAGTTGTTCTGTAATGGCCGTCTTCGGATGCTTCTTAATACCCCACGATTCTGGAGTAATAGTTTGCGCTCGGCTGCCGATTGGCCGCAGCCCCACTGCGGATAGCAGCTCTTGGGGAAAGTCGCTCTTTGAGATGTAGCGAGGATGCATCGTTACGACGGCGACGACTTCATCTTTTGGCGCAGCATCGTCGGGAATTGCGTCCAAAGCTATGACCGTTTCGCGAAGCTTGCTCGATAGCCGCCGTTGGGCACGTTCGAACGTGTAGGGAGGGTTTTTTTCCCCTCCTCCGGTCGCCACGCGGACCTTTGCGGTTAGGCGCTCTCCGTTTCCGAGGAGAAAGTTATTAGCGCGCGGCACCATCCCTCCGTTTCCGCTGCGACCGGTCCGTTAGGTGTTTTCGAATCGTATCGCGCGATAATCCTGTGACTTCGGCTATACCACGCTGCGAGCAACCGCTTGTTTGTAGCTCCCGCGCAATCGCCAGGCGCATATTTAATGGGGCAGATTTCGCAGACTCCGTCACCAAACCGAGCAGCGCTTCCTCGACAGGTAATCCCCTCAGGACTGCGGCGCGACGCATCCGAAGTAATTCCCTCGTTATCTCTGCGAATGATCGACCCTGCAGCATGGTCGGCAGCAACTGCAGCAAGGAGTTGCGGCTACCGTTATGCAGTTCCCCCAACGCTCGGAAAACCGTTCGACCAATCTCTTCGGCGTTAGGCAAAGGAAACTGCACAATCCGATCAAATCGTCGCCAGACTGCCGGATCGAGAAGCTCAGGATGATTCGTCGCGCCGATTAGAAGACCCTCAGCAGGCCAGTCATCCACAGCTTGCATCAAGACAGTCACGAGGCGTTTGAGCTCACCGATCTCTGCCGCATCATCACGTCGTTTGGCAATTGCGTCGAATTCATCGAGGAGAAGGACCGATGGAGTTTTCTGTGCATAATCCAGCACGACACGAATATTGTTTCCCGTTTTTCCAAGAAAACTGCTCATCACTGCCGAAAGGTCAAGGGTGATCAGCGGCCTTCTCATCTGCTTCGCTAGCCATCGTGCAGCCAGCGTTTTGCCTACTCCCGGCGGACCGACAAAGAGAAGCGACTTTGACGGCGTCAGACCTGCATGAATTAGTTGTTTTTCGTTGGCCCGTTCTCCGAGAACGGCTTCAAGATGTGCAAAAACGCTCTCGGGCCAAATCGGGTCGATCGGGATTTCAGGATCCTCTTCCCGTCTCAGAAGTTCCAGCCGACTATCAGCGTCAACGGGGATCGCCGTGGCGATTCCAAATGAGCGCAGCGGAGTACTGCCAGCGACTGTCATCAGCTTCCTTGCTTCGCCGGCTAAATCCGGTCGTCTCTCGCTTATATCGCGCAGCGAGCGCCTGATTACGGCAGCGACATCCTCGGCTTTCCCCTCAAGTGCCAAACGGGCCAGGTGGACGAATTCTTTGTCTATGTCTTTCATTTAGGCCAGGCAGATTATCACTAGAGCTGGACAATTAAGTCATGAGCGGACTAGCATTGTCAACGGTTCAAGTAGGTAGTCCATCCCCTAAGAAGAACGCCACTTGAGATCGTCATACATGTAACGGAAATCCGTTACATCAAAATAGGGAGAGAATTACGGCATTTGAGGAGCTCAATTCCGAAGAATTTGTTTCGGCCCTGCGCCAAGGATCCATGTCTGCGTTTGAACGTCTGGTCGATCAGCTGCTGCCACATTTGATCAAGTTTCTAGCGTTTGGAAAAACGATTCCGGAGGCAGACGCCGAAGAACTGGCAAGTGATGTGCTAATGACCATCCATACCAAAATCGGAACCTTTCGGCATGGTGGACCAGCGAAATTAACGACGTGGATATTCGAGATCGCAAAAAACAAAGCCATAGATTACCATCGTGCGTCTTCTCCGCAGGAAGTTGAACTGCTTCCTGATACGCTCCAAGTTCGTACTACGAGCGACGGACGTTACGCGGGGCGAAACCGAGAGCTTCTCCAATGGTTGTCGGAGCACATCCACAAATTGTCGCAACAAGATCAGTGGCTCTTAGGCTGGCGAGCACAAGGCATTCCGTATTCGCAGATTGCAGAATGGCTCGGCATCACCGAAGGAACGGCTCGCGTTCGGCACAAACGTGCCACTGAAAAGCTGTTAGCTGTCGCGCCGCCGAGCTGGCTAGCCGCAAAGGAGCAGCCCTACCATGAATGAAAAATTATTGAATGATCTGCTTGCATCCGCCGTTCGAAGTGGTCACGTTTCCTTGGAACTCAATGATGAAATCGTTGATCGTATTCTCGAACAGCCTGGCTCTAAGGTCTCTAATGCATCCACGGAACGCGTAAAGTCGAAGCTGAAAATGCGGATGCAGGATGCGGCCATTACAGCTGCTAGAGCTACCATTCACCCGCAGGTTTCAGTGCAATTTGGCCGCTTCATTCAAACTGTGCGCGAAGGAGCAGGGCTTGACCGGTCAGCCATCGGAGAGAGACTGCATAAGACTGGCGATTTTGTGGAACGACTCGAACGCGGGCATATCAATCCTCTGCAACTCAAGACTAACGAATTTGCAGATGTCGTGGAGCTTTTTCATATCAAGTTCAGTGTGTTGCCGTCGATGGTTACGGCTAGCGCGAGCATTGCGGGAGCAAAACACGGCTACACGGCAATCGCACGTTCCCATGGTGGTATGAGACACGACCAGCGTGGAGAAGACGTGGAACGTGCGTTGGAGGCATTTGCGCGGACCGTTCATCCAAGAGCAAAGGATGATCCCAATACTTCTCAAGAAATACGAACCTGCTTAGCGAAACTCGAAGCCGAGCTGAAAAAGCGTGGGCGACACGATTTGATTACTTGAAGAGCGCTTTCATGTGCCGGCTAATGGCTATTGCAATCACTTGTTCGCTAACAAAAAATATTTTGGCCAGTTCTGGAACGTTTTTCCCGGTGTGAAGCTTTAGAAATGCGAGCGGGACCAACAACTCTCCCGCAAATAAATCTGCCTCTGTTTCGGCCGGGTCCTTGGTCACAATCTCACCTTCTTCCGAGGGTGGATTGTCGATCGTGACACCTTCATAAATTCCGGCATCCCGATGCAGGAAATAATGTCCAAGTTCGTGCGCTAACGAAAACCGTTGGCGATGCGGATGTTGCCCCGCATTTACGGCTGCGTAAATCCGAGTTCCGTCATCGATGATTAATGCGTCGACTGAATCGGGAAAACCATCGACTTCTCTGTATTCAATTGCATGCGCCTGAAGAATCATCAGCAAATTTACAGGTGGTGCAGTTATTTTGCTTTCTTTCAGCAGCTTAGCAGCCATCTTGCTTATGAATTGTGATCTGACCTGTGACACGTTTGCCCTCGCTGCAACTACCGCAAAACCCTGTAACGCAATCTCGTCTAAAAAGGCATCGAGACCAGCATAACTCTTCGTCGTTGGAGACTTGCCAAAAACGGCGAGTGGTTGTAACGCGAAATCGTGAGATGTATTGAGATCACAGCTCGGCGAGCTGTTGTGAAATCCCGAGAGGTAAAGGAGAAACTTTTTATGGCAGAAGTCACTGAACAATCGGTCCAGGATGCGCCTGGGCAACAGAAATCAGTAGAAATCTATTTGGATGGCCTCCTCGTCATGAGTCCCTCACGCCGACTTACCGGCAGGCAAATTCGCGAACTCGGTGCCCAAGACCGTGTTGACGGATTTGAAACCCAGGAAGTAAACGCCCAGGGCAAGAAAATCCGTACTATCGGCGACTCTGAGGAGACCGAGTTGCACAAGGATGAGCGTTTTCGCACTGTGCCCAACCACGGAGGTCCCGGTGCCGCCCTCTGAACTGCTCCTCCAAGCGGTCGCCGAGCTCTCGGCGAGATCGGGGCACGTCTTTCACATCTCGCCGGAGCCGGTACCGGGCACTAGCTTGTTTGTGGTGCATACCGAAAACCACGAGTATCGGCCGGAATACACAATTACCTCGGGTCCGCTTGGGTTTCGAGTACCCTTCAATCTTCCTACAGCGGCCCCCGAGGACAGCTTCTTCATTGCAGCGGTCGACGCAAAATTGCGAGTCCCGGATCCGGTTCGCAACAGCGCCGATCTTAACCGTGTCGGCCGTGCTGAAGGTCACGTCAGCGGTTCCAGACTGGGAAATGCATCTGTTTTGGTCTTCTCCTGGCACTTGTGGAACACCGTCCCCTGGGATCGGCGCAAGCACACCCTGTTCGACCATTACACCCATTCCATACGGCGATTTGAAAGGGCGGAACACGACTGATGCACAGCCAATCTGTGTCCTTAATCACATCGCGGCTTGGTGACGAAACGCACATTGCCGCGGACGCCGACACCTGGCGCGAGGTTTGCACTAAACTGACGGCGGCTGCCCCCGACGAGGCCTGCTGTTTTCTCTTAACTCGTCCGAGCCGAGGAATTACTCGCACGACAGTCATTCTTCGCGAGATCATTTGGCCAAAACCAGGAGACGTACAGGCAACACCAGGAAGTTTGGAACTCTCGGCTGACTACATCTCGAGAGCCATCGACGCGGCGATTGACGCAGGAGCGATGGTTGGTCTCTGTCTTGTTCATACCCATCCCAAGTCCGAGAAATTCGGCGAAGGCATCGCTCGTTTTAGCTCCCGAGATGATTGGTACGAGAATCGGCTATTTCCTACGATCACTCTCGACCGTCCAGGCGCCATCTCAGCCAGCGTCGTAATCGGCAGCGCAGGCGATGTCGATGCGCGTATCTGGTGGCGAGAGCGAGGCGAGTGCGTAACTCAGGACGTGCAGGCAATTCGCGCCGTAGGACCCGAACTCACGATTATTGAAACGCCATCCTCACCTTGGAAAGATCATCCCGATCCAGCCGTCATGGATCGCTCAACACGCCTGTGGGGAGGGGAAGGACGCCGACGGCTGCAGAACCTTCGCATAGGTATTGCCGGTGCAGGCGGTACGGGCAGTCTCACAATTTTCGGGTTGGCCACGATGGGGGTTGGCAAACTCCTCGTGTGGGACAAGGACATCGCGAAGAAGCAGAATCGTCATCGCACCGCGGGCATAACTAGCGATCAAATTGGCAAGCCAAAGGTTACCGCGATGAAGGTCATGGCCGAATCGGTTGCTACGGCCGAGCCGTTCATTATTGAAGTTTACGAAGACTGGGCCACAACCGCCGAGGCCCTCACAAGGCTAAAAGACTGTGATCTCATCTTCTGTTGCATTGACAACTTTGCCGCACGTGTTCCCCTCAACGACTTGGCTTACGCTCATCTCATACCGACAATCGATATGGCATCGTGGGTACACGCCGATCGCAACCAGCAGATTGATGCCTTGATGACGCACGCCCACGTTTGGTCTCCCGGTATCCCCTGTGCTTGGTGTCGCGAAACGATCAGCTCTCATATTCTCATGCGTGAAGCCCAGGGCACTCAGCGCGGGATCGAAGACCGGATCCCTTATGGTCTTCCGCTCGAAGAAACTGATGGAGTTGAACCAAGCGTGTTGCCGCTCAATATGCTGGGAGTAAGTTTGGCGCTAATCGAGTTCATGCAGGTCGCATTGAAGATTACGACTCGCACACCCAATGATCTGAAATTTTTTCTGCCAGAGTGGGAACTTGACGAAAGTGACCGCCCCGCCCGGCAAGCATGCGACTGCATTCTTAACGTCGCGATGGGAGATACACTCGTTATCAATCCCGTGATGATGGAATAAAGGAAATTCGTCGCTGCCCGGCGTGTCATTCGAAAATACTCACTCGCAAATTTCAAAATGGGATTATTAGAACCAATGGGGACACAGTGGCGCGGAGTAAACTCGGACTCAGATGTGAATGGGAGACCAGATGGCTGACAAGAAGGTTGTGTTTGTCGCATTCGCGATAGAAGACGAACGGCAGAGGGATTTTCTGAAAGGGCAAACGCTCAGCACGGCCTGCCCATTTGAATATATCGATATGTCCGTTAAAGAAGCGTATGACAAGGAGTGGAAAGAACGGGTGCGTACCCGCATTCGCCGTTCAGACGGAGTCATCGCTCTGGTAAGTAAGAATTCCCTCACATCCAGCGGCCAAGCTTGGGAGCTCAGCTGCGCGAGGGAGGAAAGGAAGAGGGTGCTTGGGATATGGGCTTACAGTGACGATAGGACCAATCTTCCGGGCACGAATACCGTCGTCTGGACGTGGGACGCGATTAAGAAGTTCATAGATAGCCTGTAGTACGCCTACAAAGGATTTCTGCTTATGCGAAAAGCGCTTGTGGTCGGAATTGACTATTACGTAAGAGCCTCCGCCCTCTTTGGGTGTGTTAATGATGCTCACTCGGTGAAAAGCATTCTCGAAAGAAACAGCGATGGCACTGTGAACTTCGGAGTCAAGCTGCTGGCAGGAATAAGTCCGACCGAAAGCATCTCTCGCGCGACTTTGAAGGAAGGGGTGCGAGGTCTGTTCGCCGATGATGTCGAGATTGCGCTGTTCTACTTTGCAGGCCATGGCCATATTGAAACGACGGGAGGATATCTATGTGGCAGTGATTGCGAAACTGGCGACGACGGTCTTGCCCTGGACGAAGTGCTCACGCTTGCAAATGGGTCCAGGGCGCGAAATAAAGTCATTGTCCTGGACAGTTGTCACTCAGGTGTCGCGGGGACGCGTCCAGTTGCTCGTCAGACCGCAGAACTGTCAGAGGGCCTCACAGTGCTAACTGCGTCGACAGCGGAGCAATATGCAACGGAGCAAAACGGCAGCGGAGTGTTCACGACACTCTTCATCGATGCTTTGAGCGGAGCCGCAAGCAATCTAGTAGGGGACGTCACTCCCGGTAGCGTCTATGCGCATATCGACCAGTCCTTGGGTCCCTGGGAGCAGCGACCGGTATTCAAGACGAATGTTAAGAGCTTCGTGTCATTGCGAAAAGTGCAGCCCCCGATCGATTTATCTGATTTGCAGCGAATTACGGAGTTTTTCCCATCTCCGGGGTTCGAGTTCCAGCTTAATCCGTCATTCGAGCCTGAAAGCACCAATCCCAACTTAGAGAACACTCTCGTATTCGCAATTCTTCAGAAATACAATCGTGTGAATCTCGTTGTCCCAGTCGATGCGCCGCACATGTACCACGCAGCCATGGGCAGCAAAACATGCAAGCTAACGGTGCTTGGCGAACATTATCGGCGGCTGGTTGCCCGAAAGCGAATTTAGTCGTGAGAGCAAAATAGATGAACTTCATGTTGAAGGAGTGGATATGACTCGCGTCGGGGTCACCGGTCACCAAAGGCTCGACGAGCCTAAGGCGTGGTCTTGGGTCGCCACCACAATGCGAGCAGAACTAGCGCGAATGACGCCACCGCTAACTGCTTTAACATCTCTTGCGATAGGTGCCGATCAGCTTCTCGCACGGCTGGTGCTAGAGGCTGGCGGAAAGATTCACGCTGTCTTGCCGTTCGCAGATATTGAGCGATCATTTTCCATCCAGGATCTTTCTGCCTATCGTGAACTGGCAAGACAGGCGACCCTGGAAGTGCTTCACAAGCCGAAGACAGATGAGGATGAGGACGCGTATTTAGCCGCAGGTCACCGCGTTGTCGATCTGTCCGACATTGTCATTGCCGTGTGGGATGGCAAGACGGCAAAAGGCAAGGGTGGTACCGCTGACATAGTAGGCTACGCGCTTCGCCGGGGCACGCCACTGATCCACATCGATCCCATATTGCGTACTGTTCAGCGTCTGGAACCTAACGGAACTGCGAACGTCGGATAACGAGAAGTCGTTCAAAACGCTGGATAAAGGACCTTCATATGGCACCGAGAATATTCATTAGCTTCGCCGCCGAAGATGTTAGGTACCGAGACCTATTGGTTGGTCAAGCAAAACATTCAGATACCCCTTTCGAATTTCGTGACATGTCCCTCCAGGAGCCGTTTGACTCGAAATGGAAAACGAGGTGTCGCGCAAACATTTCGCAGTGCCACGGCTTCATCGCACTACTGAGCAAAAAGACCTGGCGCGCGCAAGGCGCACGATGGGAAATGTGCTGCGCAGATGAAGAGCACTTGCCGATACTCGGAATTCACGTTCATCGAGATGAAAGAGGCGCGGTTCCGCCCGAGCTGAATGGTCACCGTGTGGTCGAGTGGCGTTGGAGCGCAATCTCGAATTTCATCCGTCGTGTAAACAGCAAGAGATCTTTTTGGGACAAATTATTCGACTGATAACGACCGTTGAACCCCTGGTGAGGGTTTACACAAAAGGGTTTACAAAAGTTCCAAACTGGGATGACCGAGTAGGAATGATACGGTTGAAGCACCACTACAAGAGATTGAAAACATTCAGTACGACAACCTAATCCCTTTTTCGGGACCAGGGGGTCGGAGGTTCAAATCCTCTCTCCCCGACCAAACTACTTTAGAATCAGAGACTTGCAAATGCAAGGCGTCGTCGATGACCCCCTGGTCTAGCACCAGGTGCTCTGGTCTCAGAGACCTCGGACAAGGCTTTCTCTCTGAAAGAAGGAGACTTACAGCGCAATTCCTGCGATTCCCGGTCCAATTTTGCCTCTCCTTATTTATTAATGACTTGCGCGAAACCGCAGCTAGGGGTTTACACAAAAGGGTTTACATTCTTTCGCAAAGTACTCTTCCGGATAGCGGTTCACCGTCCGTTTTCGCTGAGCTAGCAATGCTTTCCTTTTTGGGAAAACCGTTCCGATACTCCATAGACCCGCGTTGAATCTCTGGTGCCGCGCCAGGAAGTCAACGACCGCAATCTCGTGAGAACGGGCTTCTCTGCGATGGAGTTTACAAACCGGGGTTTACATTGTGCACCGAGCGCATATGTTGGATCTTCCTCAACAACTGTTCGCAAAAACCAACTCTTTTGGAACACGAACGAGGAACAAGTTGGGAACAGAACACCCATCCATCTCCTGCCGGGCCCGAGGTGCTCTCATTGCGATTTGACTGCATGACTCGGTATTAGCGACTGCACTCGGCGCCGGGGGCCCACACATAATTTCCGTCATGGTCAATGACAGCAGATCCGGTTTCGGCCGCTACTTCAGATAACCCGTCCAGGAACTTTTGCCCATCCTTAAACTTAAATTCAATCACCACTTTGCCCAACTTATTGATGTACCCCCACTCAGATCCAAGTTTCACTGCCGCTGTATCCTCGAACATTTCGTGTGTGTCATCGTATAGACACGGAATAACAACCTCGCCGCTGTGGTTGATAAAGCACCAGTGGCCGTTCCGTTTGACGGCAGCTACACCGGACGTAAACGCCTCAGCACCTTGGAACTGCGGTTTCAGGACATATTCGCCCTTGCGGTTGATGTATCCCCACAGTCCACGCTCCATTACAGGTATCACTCCCTCTTCGACCGGTCCCCCCATATCGTCAAAGTCTCGGGGAAGTATGTCATGGCCTTTCTCGTCGATCAGATGCCATCTACCATTCAACAGAACACGTGCCGTATTGCCCATTCCGTCGCCTGGTTCCGCGAAACTGCGTGCCGCTTCAAACTGCGGCGGGATGACAAATTCGTTCTTGTGATTTA encodes:
- a CDS encoding ATP-binding protein, with the protein product MKDIDKEFVHLARLALEGKAEDVAAVIRRSLRDISERRPDLAGEARKLMTVAGSTPLRSFGIATAIPVDADSRLELLRREEDPEIPIDPIWPESVFAHLEAVLGERANEKQLIHAGLTPSKSLLFVGPPGVGKTLAARWLAKQMRRPLITLDLSAVMSSFLGKTGNNIRVVLDYAQKTPSVLLLDEFDAIAKRRDDAAEIGELKRLVTVLMQAVDDWPAEGLLIGATNHPELLDPAVWRRFDRIVQFPLPNAEEIGRTVFRALGELHNGSRNSLLQLLPTMLQGRSFAEITRELLRMRRAAVLRGLPVEEALLGLVTESAKSAPLNMRLAIARELQTSGCSQRGIAEVTGLSRDTIRKHLTDRSQRKRRDGAAR
- a CDS encoding sigma-70 family RNA polymerase sigma factor, which gives rise to MSAFERLVDQLLPHLIKFLAFGKTIPEADAEELASDVLMTIHTKIGTFRHGGPAKLTTWIFEIAKNKAIDYHRASSPQEVELLPDTLQVRTTSDGRYAGRNRELLQWLSEHIHKLSQQDQWLLGWRAQGIPYSQIAEWLGITEGTARVRHKRATEKLLAVAPPSWLAAKEQPYHE
- a CDS encoding helix-turn-helix transcriptional regulator — translated: MNEKLLNDLLASAVRSGHVSLELNDEIVDRILEQPGSKVSNASTERVKSKLKMRMQDAAITAARATIHPQVSVQFGRFIQTVREGAGLDRSAIGERLHKTGDFVERLERGHINPLQLKTNEFADVVELFHIKFSVLPSMVTASASIAGAKHGYTAIARSHGGMRHDQRGEDVERALEAFARTVHPRAKDDPNTSQEIRTCLAKLEAELKKRGRHDLIT
- a CDS encoding ImmA/IrrE family metallo-endopeptidase — encoded protein: MAAKLLKESKITAPPVNLLMILQAHAIEYREVDGFPDSVDALIIDDGTRIYAAVNAGQHPHRQRFSLAHELGHYFLHRDAGIYEGVTIDNPPSEEGEIVTKDPAETEADLFAGELLVPLAFLKLHTGKNVPELAKIFFVSEQVIAIAISRHMKALFK
- a CDS encoding ThiF family adenylyltransferase codes for the protein MHSQSVSLITSRLGDETHIAADADTWREVCTKLTAAAPDEACCFLLTRPSRGITRTTVILREIIWPKPGDVQATPGSLELSADYISRAIDAAIDAGAMVGLCLVHTHPKSEKFGEGIARFSSRDDWYENRLFPTITLDRPGAISASVVIGSAGDVDARIWWRERGECVTQDVQAIRAVGPELTIIETPSSPWKDHPDPAVMDRSTRLWGGEGRRRLQNLRIGIAGAGGTGSLTIFGLATMGVGKLLVWDKDIAKKQNRHRTAGITSDQIGKPKVTAMKVMAESVATAEPFIIEVYEDWATTAEALTRLKDCDLIFCCIDNFAARVPLNDLAYAHLIPTIDMASWVHADRNQQIDALMTHAHVWSPGIPCAWCRETISSHILMREAQGTQRGIEDRIPYGLPLEETDGVEPSVLPLNMLGVSLALIEFMQVALKITTRTPNDLKFFLPEWELDESDRPARQACDCILNVAMGDTLVINPVMME
- a CDS encoding TIR domain-containing protein produces the protein MADKKVVFVAFAIEDERQRDFLKGQTLSTACPFEYIDMSVKEAYDKEWKERVRTRIRRSDGVIALVSKNSLTSSGQAWELSCAREERKRVLGIWAYSDDRTNLPGTNTVVWTWDAIKKFIDSL
- a CDS encoding caspase family protein, which gives rise to MRKALVVGIDYYVRASALFGCVNDAHSVKSILERNSDGTVNFGVKLLAGISPTESISRATLKEGVRGLFADDVEIALFYFAGHGHIETTGGYLCGSDCETGDDGLALDEVLTLANGSRARNKVIVLDSCHSGVAGTRPVARQTAELSEGLTVLTASTAEQYATEQNGSGVFTTLFIDALSGAASNLVGDVTPGSVYAHIDQSLGPWEQRPVFKTNVKSFVSLRKVQPPIDLSDLQRITEFFPSPGFEFQLNPSFEPESTNPNLENTLVFAILQKYNRVNLVVPVDAPHMYHAAMGSKTCKLTVLGEHYRRLVARKRI
- a CDS encoding WG repeat-containing protein, whose product is MEISKIGRTRLRRLFCTGLLSLCITTRALAEESFYRVRICGKVGFIDKQGRLVVQPAFDFARRFQDGLAPVKVGEKWGYIDHQGKFVIKPQYEETRMFTSGIAPVRVGDRWGFINHKNEFVIPPQFEAARSFAEPGDGMGNTARVLLNGRWHLIDEKGHDILPRDFDDMGGPVEEGVIPVMERGLWGYINRKGEYVLKPQFQGAEAFTSGVAAVKRNGHWCFINHSGEVVIPCLYDDTHEMFEDTAAVKLGSEWGYINKLGKVVIEFKFKDGQKFLDGLSEVAAETGSAVIDHDGNYVWAPGAECSR